ATTTGACTTACTGATAGCAGAAGTTATCGCATCCTTTTTTGGGGAATTTGAGTTTCTTTCATTGGGTATTATTTTTAGATCAATGCGCTGGTCTTTAGTTAAATTATGTATCAGCTTAACGGAGTCGTCTTCCGAGGCATCGTCAACTAAAATGACTTCAAATAAGGTTTTAGGGTAGTTAAGATTGAAAATCGATGCTAATAATTGAGGCAGGTTTTTAGCTTCATTACGGAAAGGAATCACTACAGAAAACTTGGTTGCCGGTTTTTTTATTGTACCATTAAAAATTTTAATCTGACTGCAACCGTACGCTAAACTACCAATTAGGATAACATAAAGGATGAGAATGGCTGTGTATAAAAACATCATGAGTTTATCGTGTTTTTATACTTAAAGTTGAGTACGTAGTAACAGCCTATTAGGCTTGGAAGCATAAAATTAAGCAACCACATCACCATGGTAATTGATAAAATGATAAGCTCGTGAGCGCCAACAAATGCAAATAAATATACCGAAATGCTGCCTTTTATCAAGCCGTCAAAAAGTGTTATAGAAGGAATTATTGAGGTTATAAAGTACATGGAGGCAATTATGGAGAGCGCTTCAAAATAAGGCAGTTCAATTTGGAAAATTTGTAGTAAAAAATAAAATTGAAAGGAAAAAACAGCGTATCGTAAAAAGGATAATCCTAATCCGTAATAAAGTGTTTTTTTAGGAAGTCGTCTTAAAAAGCGACTCAATTTTTTAGTAGACAACTGCATGAATTTAAAATTACCCTTAAAAACAAACAAGCCAATTAAACCAGTAATAAGTGCTAGAGTAGTGATGTAAATGACTAGGTAATATGTGTTTAAAAGTGTTTTATGGCTTTGTGTAAACCACAATAAACCTATAAATCCAACAATTGTTGTTACCGTTAATTGTAAAATATTATTAATAAGATTTAGTACTACAACATGCTTTCTAAAGGCGGCTTGGTAGTACATGGCTTTGGCGCCATATTCACCAATGCGGTTAGGGGTTATTAAAGAAGCGGTGAGCGACCCTAAGCATTGTTCGCAGGCTTGATATAAAGAAATTTTTTTAAATGGACGAAGTAGCCATTGCCACTTAAAAAGCTCCAATAACCAGTTAATAAGGGTCAAAATTAACAGAAAACTTAGTGTTTTGACCGAAAAAGCATTATTTTCAGACAAAATATTGTAGAAGTCAGAAAAATGTAACGTATTATTGTGTATAATTTTCTGATAGATAAAGTAAAGCGCAGCAAGGACTATGCTTATTTTAATAAGCCTAAAAAGATACTGTTTGCTGCGGTATGAAAGTGTATGTGCTATGATGGTACAAATTAAATCAATATTACGAAATGATTGCTTATTTTAATAAAATTAAGAGTTCATGGGTGGTAGGTTTCTTATTGTTGTGTTGTAATTTATCACAAGCACAAGGCGATACGAGTACATTTAAATTGCAATTTGCAACGGGAATTAATACGCCCATGTCAAATGGTTTTGTGAGTAATTTTGAAGCGAAGCCAATTAATTTTCCAACCATTAACTTAGGGTTACAATATATGTTTAGTGAAGATTTTGGCGCTAAATTAGACTTTGGGTATAACCGGTTTTCAAACAAAAACCAGAGTCCAGCCTTTAAAATAAATTATACGCGTT
This genomic interval from Tamlana carrageenivorans contains the following:
- a CDS encoding lysylphosphatidylglycerol synthase domain-containing protein → MDLICTIIAHTLSYRSKQYLFRLIKISIVLAALYFIYQKIIHNNTLHFSDFYNILSENNAFSVKTLSFLLILTLINWLLELFKWQWLLRPFKKISLYQACEQCLGSLTASLITPNRIGEYGAKAMYYQAAFRKHVVVLNLINNILQLTVTTIVGFIGLLWFTQSHKTLLNTYYLVIYITTLALITGLIGLFVFKGNFKFMQLSTKKLSRFLRRLPKKTLYYGLGLSFLRYAVFSFQFYFLLQIFQIELPYFEALSIIASMYFITSIIPSITLFDGLIKGSISVYLFAFVGAHELIILSITMVMWLLNFMLPSLIGCYYVLNFKYKNTINS